In a genomic window of Arachnia rubra:
- a CDS encoding glycosyltransferase, which produces MKPHISVCIPVYQGASTLSSTLRSVLASEDADFEVVVRDNGSTDGTGEVVAQFDDPRIRYVRSDETVPLPQNWQAAVEQARGELIKVVCADDLIHPSCLASQAAALESPSVSLVACRRNLIDGDGQVLTRGAGLPHLLGTRTAPEVARVTVRYGINPVGESACVMFRRRDFDAIGGFDGSVVFAMDIDAWLRLIDRGTMVGQPESYASFRIWQDSLSSSHTREQLDEHLRFLKNVAAEPRYEVPAALRRCLPAVAHLSWRAWAVRQWFWRRRH; this is translated from the coding sequence ATGAAGCCACACATTTCGGTCTGCATCCCCGTGTATCAGGGGGCGTCAACTCTGTCATCGACTCTGCGATCGGTGCTGGCCAGCGAAGATGCCGACTTCGAGGTTGTGGTCAGAGACAACGGCTCGACGGACGGCACCGGCGAGGTCGTCGCGCAGTTCGACGACCCCCGCATCCGCTACGTCCGCTCCGACGAGACCGTCCCGCTGCCGCAGAACTGGCAGGCCGCCGTCGAGCAGGCCCGGGGCGAACTGATCAAAGTGGTCTGCGCAGACGACCTCATCCACCCCAGCTGCCTCGCCTCACAGGCTGCGGCCCTGGAGAGCCCGTCGGTCAGTCTCGTCGCGTGCCGCCGCAACCTCATCGACGGCGACGGCCAGGTCCTGACCCGCGGTGCCGGCCTGCCGCATCTCCTGGGGACCCGCACCGCCCCCGAGGTCGCGAGGGTCACGGTGCGCTACGGCATCAACCCGGTCGGCGAGTCCGCGTGCGTGATGTTCCGGCGCCGGGATTTCGACGCGATCGGCGGCTTCGACGGGTCGGTTGTGTTCGCGATGGACATCGACGCCTGGCTGCGGCTCATCGACCGCGGCACCATGGTCGGCCAGCCCGAGTCGTACGCCTCGTTCCGCATCTGGCAGGACTCGCTGTCGAGCAGCCACACCCGCGAGCAGCTCGACGAGCATCTGCGGTTCCTGAAAAACGTCGCCGCTGAGCCGCGCTACGAGGTCCCAGCCGCCCTGCGCCGCTGCCTGCCCGCTGTGGCGCATCTCTCCTGGCGCGCCTGGGCGGTGCGGCAGTGGTTCTGGAGGAGGCGGCATTAG
- a CDS encoding glycoside hydrolase family 16 protein codes for MKKRLILPFVTLGIASAMVAGGLLTQPRAIEAEPGAGGAVPSKSRQVTTASSISSTGASSTDAPSSPATTGGEPSAETGASAELAVNEQSSSGNSPSEQSSPDQQSSPDAPETPLKTFQNQTVSNDTSQHGQSEAQIDGWNIDYFDGFDASIESTEWERYGWGNPDVGHGAMGVMSQENSFIQDGKLTIRTKYENGQWSAGGAGSRNIFSASGGRWEVRAKFPNAKGIGYAFLLWPEDGSWPPEVDFAEGRVNGPEVMGVYHWDSDDKQEHRFFDNQDMSGWHNYGVIVDNDQITFTFDGQPWGEIKQPNITDKKMWVGFQTGAMDPNGWQNNTETVDGGVPNSLTPDVADIEIDHVAHYTRG; via the coding sequence ATGAAGAAGCGATTGATCTTACCTTTCGTGACGCTGGGGATCGCCTCAGCAATGGTCGCAGGAGGCCTGCTGACGCAGCCTCGGGCCATCGAAGCAGAACCAGGGGCCGGGGGGGCCGTGCCTTCGAAGTCGAGGCAGGTCACCACGGCCTCGAGCATTAGTTCTACGGGGGCTTCCAGCACCGATGCACCGAGTTCACCCGCGACGACTGGCGGGGAGCCGTCCGCGGAGACCGGCGCATCAGCAGAGCTGGCAGTCAACGAGCAGTCGTCTTCGGGTAATTCCCCCAGCGAGCAGTCATCACCGGATCAGCAGTCGTCTCCCGACGCCCCTGAGACGCCGCTGAAGACCTTCCAGAATCAAACGGTCTCCAACGACACGTCTCAGCACGGTCAGTCCGAGGCGCAGATTGACGGCTGGAACATCGACTACTTCGACGGCTTCGATGCGTCGATCGAGTCGACCGAGTGGGAACGCTACGGCTGGGGCAACCCCGACGTCGGACATGGCGCGATGGGCGTGATGTCCCAGGAGAACTCGTTCATCCAGGACGGCAAGCTCACCATTCGCACCAAGTACGAGAATGGCCAGTGGAGCGCTGGCGGTGCTGGGTCGAGGAACATCTTCTCGGCGTCGGGCGGCCGCTGGGAGGTTCGTGCGAAGTTCCCGAACGCCAAGGGAATCGGCTACGCTTTCCTGCTGTGGCCGGAGGACGGCAGCTGGCCCCCGGAGGTCGACTTCGCTGAAGGCCGGGTCAACGGTCCCGAGGTGATGGGTGTCTATCACTGGGATTCCGACGACAAGCAGGAGCACCGTTTCTTCGACAACCAGGACATGAGTGGTTGGCACAACTACGGTGTGATCGTTGACAACGACCAGATCACGTTCACGTTTGACGGTCAGCCATGGGGTGAGATCAAGCAGCCGAACATCACTGACAAGAAGATGTGGGTCGGCTTCCAGACTGGTGCGATGGACCCCAACGGATGGCAGAACAACACCGAGACTGTTGATGGCGGTGTGCCCAACAGCCTCACTCCCGACGTCGCGGACATCGAGATCGACCACGTCGCCCACTACACCAGGGGCTGA